A single window of Paenibacillus sp. FSL H8-0537 DNA harbors:
- a CDS encoding carbamoyltransferase C-terminal domain-containing protein, translating into MLVLGLNGGIELPHEDLKVFGYGGIAHDSAAVLIKDGEVIAASEEERLNRVKHTGKAPLQTIHLCLKRLGITFADIDKVVITTREQETNLLVRDEFFYRDSLHKNTRELLVDFFYQIDGTKYDPNNIVFVDHHICHAASAHFMSGFDRSLTVTIDGESQEGYAGYIISAEGTSFKILDRISNENSLGSFYISVIRMLGYHQHDEYKVMGLAPYGDPSKFRRMLRKAYVLLPEGKFKINLAWSTALFDFMTPRKKGGPITQEHMDLAASLQEALETIVMHMLTHYQQATGHTKLAMAGGVAHNCSMNGKVLYAGLFDEVFVQPAAHDAGNALGGALFVSNKFAPDKSLEKLQHLYWGSEIQGNEGLEQILKRWERFVSFRKVDNIAEETAKRIADGAVFGWVQGRSEFGPRALGNRSILADPRPAENKSIINEMVKKREGYRPFAPSILEEHVGDYYEMPRTKAPYSYMNFVLMTKKDKQPLLGAVTHVDGTARIQTVSKETNERYWELINEFRKLTGVPILLNTSFNNNVEPIVDSEEDAIASFLTTNIHYLAIGDYMVDKKEVDKADYLHMVPTRLVNSELKKSIGYSAEGTKRTLHEVRLHFGDKYKKAIPEEIFLMLELSDGQKSLDELADELGGTALTKPEIAEHFIELWSLRLVHLRPSERVAALSAKH; encoded by the coding sequence ATGCTAGTATTAGGTCTTAATGGCGGCATAGAATTGCCGCATGAGGATTTGAAGGTGTTTGGCTACGGCGGAATTGCGCACGACTCTGCTGCTGTTCTTATTAAAGACGGGGAGGTAATTGCCGCCTCAGAGGAAGAAAGGCTGAACCGGGTGAAGCATACCGGCAAGGCTCCGCTGCAAACGATCCATTTATGCTTGAAGCGGCTCGGTATTACGTTTGCGGATATTGATAAGGTTGTTATAACGACAAGAGAGCAGGAGACCAACCTGCTTGTGCGGGATGAGTTTTTCTATCGCGACTCCTTGCATAAAAATACGAGAGAGCTGCTGGTAGATTTCTTTTACCAGATTGACGGCACGAAATACGACCCGAATAATATCGTTTTTGTCGACCACCACATTTGCCATGCAGCCAGCGCGCATTTCATGTCCGGCTTTGACCGCAGCTTGACGGTTACGATTGATGGGGAATCGCAGGAGGGGTACGCCGGCTATATTATTAGTGCCGAAGGAACGAGCTTCAAAATCCTTGACCGCATCTCCAATGAAAACAGCTTGGGCTCCTTCTATATTTCGGTTATTCGCATGCTGGGCTATCACCAGCACGATGAATACAAGGTAATGGGACTCGCGCCGTATGGCGATCCAAGCAAATTCAGACGGATGCTCAGAAAAGCATATGTCCTGCTTCCCGAAGGCAAGTTCAAAATTAATTTGGCCTGGTCAACTGCACTTTTCGATTTTATGACGCCAAGAAAGAAGGGCGGTCCGATTACTCAGGAGCATATGGATTTGGCCGCTTCCCTGCAGGAGGCGCTCGAAACGATTGTCATGCATATGCTAACGCATTATCAGCAGGCAACCGGACATACGAAGCTTGCCATGGCAGGCGGTGTAGCGCATAACTGCTCCATGAATGGAAAAGTACTTTATGCTGGGCTTTTCGATGAGGTTTTCGTACAGCCGGCTGCACATGATGCAGGCAATGCGCTGGGTGGTGCCTTGTTCGTATCCAATAAATTTGCGCCTGACAAGTCGCTGGAGAAGCTGCAGCATCTGTATTGGGGAAGCGAAATTCAAGGCAATGAGGGCTTGGAGCAAATTTTAAAACGGTGGGAACGTTTCGTCAGCTTCCGCAAGGTGGACAATATCGCCGAGGAGACAGCCAAGCGAATTGCGGATGGGGCCGTCTTTGGCTGGGTTCAGGGGCGCTCTGAATTTGGTCCGCGTGCGCTAGGCAACCGCAGCATTCTTGCTGATCCAAGGCCAGCGGAGAACAAGAGCATTATTAACGAGATGGTGAAGAAACGGGAGGGCTACCGGCCGTTCGCGCCATCGATTTTGGAAGAGCATGTGGGCGACTACTATGAGATGCCGCGTACGAAAGCGCCTTACTCGTATATGAATTTTGTACTCATGACAAAAAAGGATAAGCAGCCGCTGCTTGGAGCCGTTACACATGTGGATGGCACCGCTCGCATTCAGACGGTCTCAAAAGAAACGAATGAACGGTATTGGGAGCTAATTAATGAATTCCGGAAATTGACCGGGGTGCCGATTTTGCTGAACACGTCGTTCAACAACAATGTTGAGCCAATCGTAGATTCGGAGGAGGATGCGATCGCAAGCTTCCTGACGACGAATATCCACTACTTGGCTATCGGCGATTATATGGTAGACAAAAAGGAAGTAGACAAGGCTGATTATTTGCATATGGTGCCGACGAGGCTGGTCAATTCAGAATTGAAAAAATCGATTGGCTATTCCGCTGAGGGCACGAAACGCACACTCCATGAAGTAAGGCTTCATTTTGGAGATAAATACAAAAAAGCGATACCGGAGGAAATATTCCTCATGCTGGAGCTTTCAGACGGCCAAAAATCGCTGGACGAGCTTGCCGATGAACTCGGCGGCACTGCACTGACAAAACCGGAAATAGCAGAGCATTTTATCGAGCTTTGGTCGCTTCGGCTCGTTCATCTCAGACCATCCGAGCGCGTGGCAGCCCTATCGGCTAAGCATTAA
- a CDS encoding carbamoyltransferase C-terminal domain-containing protein: MRILGISGGIDFPHEDGYVTTILNSEVHDASAVLIENGQVVAAYEEERLNRIKHSGKLPILSIRRCLELGGIRLDDVDKIVFYCEETQFKYETTTHRHQYRQFPYSDPKAWVVERLKQFFDTDFNKENVVFENHHYCHAASAYYMSGFDEALVVTIDGASLEGSAGIVLDAEGTSLKALSHISNDDSLGAFYTQVIEFLGYTTHDEYKVMGLAPYGDPAKFRRLFKKAFTLLPEGKFRLNRSFYYVLMDSIPNPRLKGELFTQEHKDIAAALQEALENVVMHMLAHFQQATGRKKLCMAGGVAHNCTLNGKILYSGLFDEVFVQPAAHDAGNALGGALLQSRKLAPSLQTETLRHLYWGSAIQNNDRILEILKQWERFVTYRKADHVVEVAAKLIAEGAVIGWVQGRSEFGPRALGNRSILADPRPVENKSIINAMVKKREGYRPFAPSILEEYADDYYVLPQTKAPYSYMNFVLKTREDKQELLGAVTHVDGTARIQTVSRETNEKYWHLIDEFRKLTGVPVLLNTSFNNNAEPIVDSEEDAIVSFLTTNINTLIIGDYVIDKKTVGKEEFMKFVPKRPFSSELKKSVGYTAEGSKKTSYGIRLHFGDKYKTALSEEMYRLLELSDGDKTLAELVELAGCGNKTEEDIVDELIDLWSLRLIHLHPFETIALATV; the protein is encoded by the coding sequence ATGAGGATACTTGGCATTAGCGGCGGAATCGATTTCCCTCATGAGGATGGATATGTAACAACGATATTGAATTCAGAGGTTCATGATGCTTCAGCTGTATTAATTGAGAATGGGCAAGTGGTGGCTGCCTATGAGGAAGAACGTCTCAATCGGATTAAGCACTCTGGAAAGCTGCCGATTTTATCGATTCGCCGTTGTCTGGAGCTGGGTGGAATACGTTTGGACGATGTGGATAAAATCGTCTTTTACTGCGAGGAAACCCAGTTTAAATATGAAACGACTACCCATCGGCATCAGTATCGGCAATTTCCGTACAGTGATCCAAAGGCGTGGGTGGTCGAACGACTAAAGCAATTTTTTGATACGGATTTTAATAAAGAGAATGTAGTGTTTGAAAATCATCACTACTGCCATGCGGCGAGCGCCTATTATATGTCCGGTTTTGATGAAGCGCTTGTCGTTACAATAGATGGTGCTTCCTTGGAAGGCAGTGCCGGAATTGTGCTTGATGCTGAAGGAACTTCGCTCAAGGCGCTCAGCCATATTTCCAACGATGACAGCTTAGGGGCCTTTTACACGCAAGTCATCGAATTTCTCGGCTATACAACTCATGATGAATATAAAGTAATGGGGCTCGCTCCATATGGAGATCCTGCTAAATTCAGAAGGCTGTTTAAGAAAGCGTTTACCTTGCTGCCAGAAGGGAAATTCCGGCTTAATAGAAGCTTCTATTATGTGCTGATGGATTCAATTCCGAACCCGCGGTTGAAAGGTGAACTGTTTACCCAGGAGCATAAGGACATCGCGGCTGCGCTTCAGGAAGCGCTCGAAAACGTTGTCATGCATATGCTCGCCCATTTTCAGCAGGCGACTGGGCGAAAAAAGCTGTGCATGGCTGGTGGCGTAGCGCACAACTGTACGCTAAACGGAAAAATTTTGTATTCCGGCTTATTCGACGAGGTGTTTGTGCAGCCTGCCGCCCATGATGCGGGCAATGCGCTTGGAGGAGCACTGCTGCAGTCCCGCAAGCTGGCTCCAAGCTTGCAGACAGAAACGCTGCGGCATCTCTACTGGGGAAGCGCTATTCAGAACAATGATCGCATTCTGGAAATTTTGAAGCAATGGGAGCGGTTCGTTACCTACCGCAAAGCAGATCATGTTGTCGAAGTTGCGGCTAAGCTAATTGCGGAGGGAGCAGTTATCGGTTGGGTGCAGGGACGCTCGGAGTTTGGCCCTCGGGCGCTAGGCAACCGGAGCATTTTGGCTGATCCGCGTCCAGTGGAAAACAAAAGCATTATTAATGCCATGGTGAAAAAACGGGAGGGCTACCGGCCGTTTGCCCCTTCCATATTGGAAGAGTATGCAGACGATTATTATGTGCTGCCGCAGACAAAAGCCCCTTACTCCTACATGAATTTCGTGCTGAAGACGAGGGAGGACAAGCAGGAGCTGCTCGGCGCGGTTACTCACGTTGACGGAACGGCGCGCATCCAAACGGTATCTCGTGAAACGAATGAGAAGTACTGGCACTTAATTGATGAATTCCGCAAGCTGACGGGTGTGCCAGTGCTGCTGAATACATCGTTTAACAACAATGCGGAGCCGATTGTAGATTCAGAAGAGGACGCCATTGTCAGCTTCCTGACCACCAATATTAACACCTTGATTATCGGAGACTACGTCATCGATAAAAAAACGGTCGGCAAGGAAGAATTTATGAAGTTTGTGCCGAAACGGCCGTTTAGCTCGGAGCTGAAGAAGTCGGTCGGCTATACAGCCGAAGGAAGCAAGAAAACGAGTTACGGAATACGCCTCCACTTTGGAGATAAATATAAGACTGCGTTATCGGAAGAGATGTACCGGCTGCTAGAGCTATCCGACGGGGATAAGACGCTGGCAGAGCTGGTTGAGCTTGCAGGCTGCGGCAATAAGACCGAAGAGGATATCGTAGATGAATTGATAGACTTATGGTCTTTGAGGCTGATTCATTTGCACCCATTTGAAACCATTGCTTTAGCTACCGTTTGA
- a CDS encoding thioesterase domain-containing protein, with protein MKKLKLLAFPFAGASSMYYYKWKKHMPDHIDFVPVKLAGRGARPRDPLYNTFDEAIEDVYEQIDKIIDDGPYAFFGHSMGSMLAFELSHKLREQKRHDPTMIFVSGRWAPHITRPDLVNPSTPDEQLKERLLELGGTSPELFENPLLADAFLPILRADFYAMESYVYDGSREPLSTAINAMTGVKDWDVNKRDFAEWGKHTTGEFSVHKFMGGHFYINDSFDTVIQHINRTLLSSVR; from the coding sequence ATGAAGAAGCTGAAGCTGCTTGCCTTTCCTTTTGCCGGTGCCTCGTCCATGTACTACTACAAGTGGAAAAAACATATGCCCGACCATATTGACTTTGTGCCTGTGAAGCTTGCAGGCAGAGGTGCCCGGCCAAGAGATCCTTTGTACAACACCTTTGATGAGGCGATTGAGGACGTGTATGAGCAAATCGACAAGATTATTGACGATGGCCCTTATGCTTTTTTTGGCCACAGCATGGGTAGTATGCTTGCTTTTGAATTGTCGCATAAGCTGAGGGAACAAAAACGTCATGACCCTACGATGATATTCGTGTCTGGCAGATGGGCTCCCCATATTACAAGACCGGATTTAGTGAATCCAAGTACGCCAGACGAGCAGCTTAAAGAGCGGCTGCTGGAGCTTGGAGGAACATCTCCGGAGCTGTTTGAAAACCCGCTGCTTGCGGATGCATTTCTTCCAATATTGCGGGCCGATTTTTATGCGATGGAATCCTATGTTTATGACGGCAGCAGAGAGCCATTGTCAACAGCCATTAATGCGATGACAGGCGTGAAAGACTGGGATGTCAATAAGCGGGATTTTGCCGAATGGGGCAAACACACGACTGGCGAATTTTCAGTCCATAAATTTATGGGCGGACATTTTTATATTAACGACAGCTTTGACACGGTCATTCAGCATATCAATCGCACCTTGCTTAGCAGCGTACGCTAA
- a CDS encoding non-ribosomal peptide synthetase, which translates to MDKQQLMHHIFAANREIVDRGITFINEADEEEFVSYRQLYERSLCLLQDLRHHGVQAGHELLLQIQDNRLFLEVFWACILGRIIAVPVTVATNDETKLKVNKVWGKLSTPHIIGSEATMNGLASFAEEYAECGPSVDVMKARFINTASLKGESIADLMEAEPEDIAFIQFSSGSTGDPKGVVLTHSNVMANVAAMQKVWNLDAGGRVLSWMPLTHDMGLIAMHLLHAYTQSSQFIMRTKLFILNPLLWIEKANRHRINMLYSPNFGYKYFLAFYDQEHDYGWDLSGLSCLCNGAEPISTEISERFMEQLAKYNLPQTAMRPAYGLAEGTVGVCFTPQHEPFKAVAVDRRFLQVGETVRLLERGEPNSLLYVDVGGSIESCEVMIGDEQGRPLPMSTVGYILIKGPSVTRGYYNEPEAAERLADDWLNTADIGFMLHGRLVLVGRAKDILFVNGQNVFSHDIERVAEEVDGVELWNVAACGTKGKLADTEEACLFLLYRGKNLEAFCELASRVKRHIHRKMGIFVDHVIPVKSIPKTTSGKIQRYKLGEQYTSGQFDSLIRDMESIKSKQAASENTEQLLLRLCQDLLGRELGIHDHFNESGGNSLILTQLSDELEKWHGCSVSVPDLYKYPTIAKLTAFIDRGGSLSLPSVSMDEAYFNKEGSQGVSAFEAELDSETCSVLQAMADEAKTDLKHVLLSGFLYLLKLASGEDTIHVQVAADENQFRSLTIDFAEVDSLETLIELAVTKLEAPSGNEDGDESVYTAKDLDRIQQSEELRILPLFVIQADAASTQGQWLEVFDLVVELAEYDEQVEVLCGFNSRKLKEHKIKELFTQYMLLLADIVENSDKVSV; encoded by the coding sequence ATGGACAAGCAGCAGCTCATGCATCATATTTTCGCAGCAAACCGTGAAATAGTTGATCGGGGAATCACATTTATCAACGAGGCAGACGAGGAAGAGTTTGTCTCCTACCGCCAGCTTTACGAGCGTTCGCTATGTCTGCTCCAGGATTTGCGTCATCACGGGGTGCAAGCGGGCCACGAGCTGTTGTTGCAAATACAGGATAACCGGTTGTTTCTTGAGGTTTTCTGGGCTTGCATACTGGGGCGGATCATCGCCGTCCCGGTAACCGTGGCAACCAATGATGAAACGAAGCTGAAGGTGAATAAGGTGTGGGGCAAACTAAGCACCCCGCATATTATTGGCAGCGAAGCAACGATGAACGGTTTGGCTTCATTTGCAGAGGAGTACGCGGAATGTGGTCCAAGTGTGGACGTCATGAAAGCCCGATTTATAAACACGGCGTCCTTAAAAGGGGAAAGCATTGCGGATCTTATGGAGGCTGAACCGGAAGATATTGCATTTATTCAGTTCTCTTCTGGATCGACGGGCGACCCGAAAGGTGTGGTGCTAACCCATAGCAACGTTATGGCGAACGTCGCAGCCATGCAGAAAGTATGGAATTTAGATGCAGGGGGGCGGGTATTAAGCTGGATGCCTCTCACGCATGACATGGGTTTAATTGCGATGCATCTACTGCATGCCTATACACAATCCTCGCAGTTTATTATGCGGACGAAGCTGTTTATTCTTAACCCGCTTCTGTGGATAGAGAAGGCCAATAGGCACCGCATTAATATGCTGTACAGTCCCAATTTCGGCTATAAATATTTTTTGGCCTTTTACGATCAAGAGCATGACTACGGCTGGGATTTATCCGGCCTTTCCTGCCTTTGCAACGGGGCCGAGCCCATATCAACGGAAATTAGCGAGCGTTTTATGGAGCAGCTAGCAAAGTATAATCTCCCGCAGACAGCCATGAGACCAGCATACGGGCTTGCAGAGGGAACGGTTGGCGTTTGCTTCACCCCTCAACATGAGCCGTTCAAGGCAGTGGCTGTGGACCGAAGATTTCTCCAAGTAGGAGAGACCGTGCGTTTGCTTGAGCGAGGGGAGCCAAACAGTCTGCTTTATGTAGATGTAGGTGGTTCTATTGAAAGCTGCGAAGTAATGATTGGGGATGAACAGGGCAGGCCGCTTCCTATGTCTACGGTCGGTTACATTTTAATTAAAGGGCCGAGTGTCACCCGAGGGTACTATAACGAACCGGAAGCAGCTGAAAGGCTGGCAGATGACTGGCTGAATACAGCAGATATTGGATTTATGCTTCATGGGCGGCTAGTCCTTGTTGGAAGGGCAAAGGACATATTGTTCGTCAACGGGCAAAATGTTTTCTCCCATGACATTGAAAGAGTGGCGGAGGAAGTAGACGGGGTCGAGCTATGGAATGTCGCAGCCTGCGGAACGAAAGGGAAGCTCGCGGATACGGAGGAAGCATGCCTGTTCCTGTTGTACAGGGGTAAAAATCTGGAGGCGTTCTGCGAGCTTGCCAGCCGGGTCAAGCGGCATATTCACCGGAAGATGGGCATCTTTGTCGACCATGTTATCCCTGTCAAATCCATACCCAAAACAACGAGCGGAAAAATACAGCGCTATAAGCTGGGTGAGCAATACACGAGCGGGCAGTTTGACTCGCTCATTCGTGACATGGAGAGCATCAAAAGCAAGCAGGCTGCCTCCGAAAATACAGAGCAGCTGCTGCTGAGGCTCTGCCAAGACTTGCTGGGGCGGGAGCTTGGTATCCACGACCATTTTAATGAAAGCGGAGGCAACTCGCTGATTCTCACCCAGCTCTCCGATGAACTGGAAAAATGGCATGGCTGCAGCGTATCCGTGCCTGATCTGTACAAATATCCGACGATTGCTAAACTGACTGCGTTTATCGACCGCGGCGGGAGTCTAAGCCTACCATCCGTCAGCATGGATGAAGCCTACTTTAACAAGGAGGGCAGTCAGGGCGTTTCAGCCTTTGAGGCTGAGCTGGATTCCGAAACATGCAGCGTGCTTCAAGCTATGGCTGATGAGGCGAAGACGGACCTCAAGCATGTCCTGTTGTCCGGTTTTCTTTATTTGCTGAAGCTGGCATCCGGTGAGGACACGATTCATGTTCAAGTGGCGGCTGATGAAAATCAGTTCCGCTCGCTGACCATCGATTTTGCAGAGGTAGATTCCTTGGAGACGCTGATTGAGCTTGCTGTAACGAAGCTGGAAGCCCCTAGCGGCAATGAGGATGGAGATGAATCCGTCTACACGGCCAAGGATCTGGATCGCATCCAGCAAAGTGAAGAGCTTCGGATTTTGCCGCTCTTCGTTATTCAGGCAGATGCCGCATCCACGCAAGGTCAATGGCTTGAAGTGTTTGATCTTGTGGTCGAGCTCGCAGAATACGATGAGCAAGTCGAGGTGCTGTGCGGCTTTAACTCCCGAAAACTGAAGGAGCACAAAATAAAGGAGCTTTTTACCCAATACATGCTGTTGCTCGCTGATATCGTGGAGAATAGCGATAAGGTTTCGGTCTAG